The sequence below is a genomic window from Microbacterium abyssi.
CCTCAGCGAGCAGGAGGTCGCCGAGTACTACGAGGGATTCGCGAACGACACCATCTGGCCGCTCTACCACGACGTGATCGCGTCCCCGCAGTATCACCGGGAGTGGTGGGACGCCTACGTGACCGTCAACCGCCGATTCGCCGAGGCTGCAGCCCACGCGGTGGCGCCGAACGGCACTGTCTGGGTGCACGATTACCAGCTGCAGCTCGTGCCGGAGATGGTGCGGGCGCTCCGCCCCGACGTCACGATCGGGTACTTCCACCACATCCCGTTCCCCGCGCACGGACTCTACGCGCAGCTGCCGTGGCGCGATCAGGTGCTGCGCGGGCTCCTCGGCGCCGATGTCATCGGCTTCCAGCGGGCGCAGGACGCCAACTACTTCCTCGCCGCCGTGCGGCGCCGCCTGCAGTACAGCGTGAAGGCGTCGATCGTCGAGGTACCGGGCGAGAGCGGATCGCGTCCGGTGCTCGCCAAGGCGTTCCCGATATCGATCGACACCTCTCCGTACCTCGAACTGATCGCGAAACCGGAGGTGCAGGCGCGGGCGCTCGAGATTCGCGAGAGCCTGGGCCGCCCCTCACGCATCCTCCTCGGCGTCGACCGGCTCGATTACACCAAGGGCATCCGGCATCGCATCAAGGCCTACGGAGAGCTGCTCGCCGAGGGGCGCCTGAACGTCGAGGACGTCACGCTGATTCAGGTCGCCAGCCCCAGCCGTGAGCGCGTCGACGCGTACGTGCACCTTCGCGACGAGATCGAGCTCGCTGTCAGCCGGATCAACGGCGACACCGACACCATGGGCCACACAGCCATCCGCTACCTGCACCAGGGGTTCCCGCGTGAGGAGATGGTCGCCCTGTACCTCGCAGCCGACGTCATGCTCGTCACGGCGCTGCGCGACGGCATGAACCTCGTCGCCAAGGAGTACATCGCCACCCGCGCCGACAACCGCGGCGTGCTCGTGCTCAGCGAGTTCACCGGCGCCGCCGACGAACTGCGCCGCGCTGTGCGCGTGAACCCGCACGACATCGAGGGACTCAAGGATGCCATCATGACCGCCGTCGAGATGGAACCGGCCGAACAGGGCAGGCGGATGAGATCACTGCGCAAGCGCGTTCTCGAGCACGACGTCAATGCCTGGTCGTCGTCGTTCCTCGAGGCGCTGTCCGCCGTGCGCGCACGGCACGGGTGACAGACCGTCATGCGTGAGATCGGGGTCGCGCACGCGTGAGAGGCTGGTCGAGAATCGACCCCGACGAGGAGACCCGCTGTGACCCGCACCTGGACGCCCGGAACCGCCGACGACGCACTGACCGCCATCGCCACCACCCCGCGACTGGTCATCGCCCTCGACTTCGACGGAACGGCATCCCCGCTCGTGCCCGACCCGATGGCCGCTCGCGCGCTGCCGGAGGTCAAGGTGCAGCTCGACCGTCTCGCGGCGCTGCCGGACACGTTCGTCGCCTACGTCTCCGGACGCAGCATGAACGACCTTCGCGTCATCACCGAGCACAGCGACGAATCGAGCTTCTCGCTCGCCGGATCCCACGGGGCGCAGTACTGGTTCCCGGGTGTGGGCGACTCCGACGCCCCTGGCTCGGCGACCGAGGCCGGCGCGCGCGAGGAGCTCTGGGCCGCCGCACAGCCGATCGTCGATCGCTACGAGGGCGTCGGGCTCGAGCCGAAGACGTTCGGGATGGGCATCCACACCCGTCGCGCGACGCCGGAGGTCGAAGCTGCCGCCTTCGCGGAGATCGACGCCCTGGTCGCGGAGCGCTTCCCGCACTGGCGGCGCCGCTCCGGCCATCGCGTGCTGGAGTTCTCCTCGCGCGTCGAGGGCAAGGACACCGCGATGAGCGTGCTGCGCGAGCAGTTCGACGCCACCGGCATCCTGTTCGCCGGCGACGACGTGACCGACGAGGACGCCATGCGGGTGCTGCAGCCCGGCGACCTCGGCGTAAGGGTCGGTCCCGGCGAAACGGCGGCCGCAGTGCGTGTGGACACTCCACAAGACATCGCCGCTCTTCTGGGCGCGCTGGCGTCGGAGCGCGCCGCCGGACGGGAATAGACTGCCGTCATGTCCTCGCAAGATCCTTCTTCGAACGCGCCCATCGACATCAAGCCCCGCAGCCGCGTCGTCACCGACGGCATCGAGGCCACGACTTCCCGAGGCATGCTCCGTGCCGTCGGGATGGGTGATGAGGACTGGGACAAGCCGCAGATCGGCATCGCGTCCAGCTGGAACGAGATCACGCCCTGCAACCTGAGCCTCGACCGGCTCGCGCAGGGTGCGAAGGAGGGCGTGCACTCGGGCGGTGGCTACCCGCTGCAGTTCGGCACCATCTCGGTCTCGGACGGCATCTCGATGGGCCACGAGGGGATGCACTTCTCGCTCGTGTCGCGCGAGGTCATCGCCGACTCGGTCGAGACCGTCATGATGGCCGAGCGCCTCGACGGCAGCGTGCTGCTGGCCGGCTGCGACAAGTCGATCCCCGGGATGCTGATGGCCAGTGCGCGCCTCGATCTCTCCAGCGTCTTCCTCTACGCCGGCTCCATCGCACCGGGATGGGTGAAGCTCTCGGACGGCACCGAGAAGGACGTCACCATCATCGACTCCTTCGAGGCCGTCGGCGCCTGCCGTGCGGGTCTCATGAGTGAAGAGGACCTCAAGCGCATCGAGTGCGCGATCGCTCCTGGCGAAGGCGCGTGCGGCGGCATGTACACCGCGAACACGATGGCATCCGTCGCCGAGGCCCTCGGTCTCAGCCTGCCCGGCTCCGCCGCCCCGCCGGCGGCTGACCGCCGCCGCGACTACTTCGCCCACCGCTCCGGCGAGGCCGTCGTGAATCTGCTGCGTCAGGGGATCACGACCCGCGACATCCTCACCAGGGAGGCCTTCGAGAACGCGATCGCCCTGGCCATGGCCCTCGGCGGTTCGACGAACGTCGTGCTGCACCTGCTCGCCATCGCCCGCGAGGCCGATGTCGAACTGAGCCTGCACGACTTCAACCGCATCGGCGACAGGGTGCCGCACGTCGCCGATATGAAGCCCTTCGGCAAGTACGTCATGAACGACGTCGACCGCCATGGCGGCATCCCCGTGATCATGAAGGCCATGCTCGACGAGGGCCTGCTGCACGGCGACGCCCTCACCGTCACCGGCAAGACGCTCGCCGAGAACCTCGCGGACCTCGACCCGCAGCCGATCGACGGCGAGGTCATCCATACCTTCGACAACCCGATCCACGCCACCGGCGGCCTCACGATCCTGCATGGATCGCTTGCCCCCGAAGGCGCGGTCGTGAAGACCGCCGGCTTCGACGCCACCGTGTTCGAGGGCCCCGCGCGGGTCTTCGAGCGCGAGCGCGCCGCGATGGATGCCGTCGCGAACGGTGAGATCAACGCCGGCGAGGTCATCGTCATCCGCTACGAGGGTCCCAAGGGCGGACCGGGCATGCGCGAGATGCTCGCGATCACCGCTGCCATCAAGGGCGCGGGGCTCGGAAAAGATGTACTACTCTTGACGGACGGACGATTCTCAGGCGGCACAACCGGCCTGTGCATCGGCCACATAGCACCCGAAGCGGTGGACGCTGGTCCCATCGCCTTCGTGCGCGATGGTGATCTGATACGGGTCGATATCGCAGCTCGCTCTCTTGACTTACTCGTCGACGAGGCAGAGCTCGCCTCCCGCCGCTCTGGCTGGGAGCCGCTTCCCCCGCGCTATACCCGTGGCGTTCTTGCCAAGTACTCGCGACTCGTGCGCTCCGCTGCGGAGGGTGCGACGACCGGATGATGCTTTCGTCTTCCGACGACATTCAGATCACCAAGGAATGACATGACTGCTGACGCTGTATCGGCCGTGCCCCGGCCGCCGTCCTCGAAGAGCTCCGCCCCGGAGATCACCGGCGCGGAGGCCGTGGTCCGCTCGCTCGAGCTGCTCGGCGTCACCGACGTCTTCGGCCTCCCCGGGGGCGCGATCCTCCCGGTCTACGACCCGTTGATGGACGCGTCCGAGCTCCGCCACATCCTCGTTCGTCACGAGCAGGGCGCCGGACACGCCGCAGAGGGCTACGCCTCGGCATCCGGAAGGGTCGGCGTGTGCATCGCGACCTCCGGTCCCGGCGCGACCAACCTCGTCACGGCGATCGCCGACGCCTACATGGACTCGGTCCCCATGGTCGCGATCACCGGCCAGGTGTTCTCGACGCTGATGGGGACGGACGCGTTCCAGGAGGCCGACATCGTCGGCATCACGATGCCCGTGACGAAGCACTCTTTCCTCGTGAAGGACGCGCGCGACATCCCAGGTGCGATCGCCGCCGCCTTCGAGATCGCCTCGACCGGTCGACCCGGTCCCGTGCTGGTCGACATCACCAAGGACGCGCAGCAGGACGTCGCGCCGTTCGTCTGGCCACCGAAGATCGATCTGCCGGGCTACCGCCCGGTGACGAAGGCGCACGGCAAGCAGATCCAGGCCGCGGCCGCCCTGCTGGCGGAGGCGAAGAAGCCGGTGCTGTACGTCGGCGGCGGTGTGGTGCGCGGACGAGCGGCAGCCGAGCTCAAAGAGCTGGCCGAGTCCACGGGCGCGCCGGTCGTGACGACGCTGATGGCGCGCGGTGCCTTCCCCGACTCGCACCCGCAGCACCTGGGCATGCCGGGTATGCACGGCACGGTGCCCGCGGTGCTCGCGCTGCAGGAGGCCGATCTGCTCGTCTCGCTCGGCGCGAGGTTCGATGACCGCGTCACGGGCAAGGCGGCGCTGTTCGCCCCGCACGCGAAGGTCGTGCACGTCGACATCGACCCGGCCGAGATCTCCAAGATCCGCACGGCCGACGTGCCGATCGTGGGTGACGTGCGCGATGTGCTCACCGATCTGGATGCCGCGTACCGCGGGATCGTCGGCAGCACCAAGCCCGACATCTCGGACTGGTGGGCGTACCTCGACGGGCTGCGCGACGAGTTCCCGCTCGGCTACACGGAGCCCAGCGACGGTCTGCTCGCACCCCAGTACGTGATCTCCCGCATCGGCGAGCTGACAGGTCCGGAGGGCATCTACGCAGCCGGCGTCGGGCAGCACCAGATGTGGGCTGCGCAGTTCATCAAGTACGAGCGCCCCAACGCGTGGCTGAACTCCGGGGGAGCGGGCACGATGGGCTACTCGGTGCCTGCGGCCATGGGCGCGAAGGTCGCAGAACCCGACCGCGTGGTCTGGTCGATCGACGGCGACGGATGCTTCCAGATGACCAATCAGGAGCTCGCGACCTGTGCGATCAACAACATCCCGATCAAGGTCGCCATCATCAACAACTCGTCGCTCGGGATGGTGCGCCAGTGGCAGACCCTGTTCTACGACGGGCGCCACTCCAACACCGATCTGAACACCGGTCATGGCACGATCCGGATCCCCGACTTCGTCAAGCTCGCCGAGGCGTACGGATGCCTCGCGATCCGCGTCGAGAAGGAGGAGGAGGTGGATGCCGCGATCAAGCTGGCCCTCGAGACCAACGACCGTCCCGTGGTCATCGACTTCGTCGTCTCCGCCGACTCGATGGTGTGGCCGATGGTGCCGCAGGGAGTGAGCAACAACTACGTCCAGTACGCGCGCGATCACGCTCCCGCGTTCGATGAGGAGGTCTGAGTCATGTCCAAGCACGTGCTGAGTCTCCTCGTCGAGGACACCCCGGGTCTGCTGACCCGAGTCGCAGGGCTCTTCGCCCGTCGCGGCTTCAACATCGAATCCCTCGCGGTCGGCGTGACCGAGGTGCCGGGCGTGTCCCGCATCACGGTCGTCGTCGACGTCGAGGAGCTGCCGCTCGAGCAGGTGACCAAGCAGCTGAACAAGCTCGTGAACGTCATCAAGATCGTCGAACTCGACCCTGCCGGGTCCGTGCAGCGCCAGCACATGCTGGTGAAGGTGCGCACAGACAACACGACGCGGTCGAACGTGATCGAGGTCGTGAACCTGTTCCGCGCGTCGGTCGTCGACTACGCCTCGGACGCGCTGGTGATCGAGGTCACCGGCGACCAGGGCAAGGTCGAGGCGCTGCTGCGTGCGCTAGAGCCCTTCGGCGTCAAGGAGATCGCGCAGTCGGGCCTCCTCGCCATCGGCCGCGGCGGCAAGAGCATCACCGAACGCGTACTGCGCGGCTGAGTCATCCCATAAACCTCGATAGGAAAGAGAAACACAACGTGAGTACTGAGATCTTCTACGACGACGACGCCGACCTGTCCCTCATCCAGGGCAAGAAGGTCGCGATCGTCGGCTACGGCTCGCAGGGCCACGCCCACGCGCAGAACCTGCGCGACTCGGGCGTCGAGGTCGCGATCGCCCTCAAGGACGGCTCCAAGTCGGCTCCCAAGGCCGAGGAGGCCGGCTTCCCGGTCAAGAACGTCGCGGATGCCACGGCCTGGGCAGACCTGATCATGATCCTCGCGCCGGACCAGCACCAGCGCACGATCTACTCCGAGTCGATCGCGCCGAACCTCACCGCGGGCAAGACCCTCGCCTTCGCACACGGCTTCAACATCCGCTTCGGCTACATCGACGCCCCCGAGGGTGTCGACGTCATCCTCGTCGCTCCGAAGGCGCCCGGCCACACCGTGCGTCGTGAGTTCGTCGCAGGGCGCGGCATCCCGGACATCATCGCCGTCGAGAAGGATGCCTCCGGCAACGCCTGGGATCTCGCGCTGTCGTACGCCAAGGCCATCGGCGGCACCCGCGCCGGCGTCATCAAGACGACCTTCACGGAAGAGACCGAGACCGACCTGTTCGGTGAGCAGGCCGTGCTCTGCGGCGGCATGAGCCACCTCGTGCAGGCCGGCTTCGAGACGCTGACCGAGGCGGGCTACCAGCCGCAGATCGCATACTTCGAGGTTCTGCACGAGCTCAAGCTCATCGTGGACCTGATGTGGGAGGGCGGCATCGCCAAGCAGCGCTGGTCGATCTCCGACACCGCCGAGTACGGCGACTACGTCTCCGGTCCGCGCGTCATCGACTCCGCCGTCAAGGAGAGCATGAAGGGCGTGCTCGCCGACATTCAGTCCGGAGCCTTCGCCAAGCGCTTCATCGACGACCAGGACAACGGCGCGAAGGAGTTCCAGGAGCTTCGCGCCAAGGAGGAGCAGCACCCGATCGAGACGACCGGCAAGGAGCTGCGCTCGCTGTTCGCCTGGAAGCAACAGGATGAGGACTACGTCGACGGATCCGCTGCGCGCTGACGCCGACATCGTTGAGAAAGGGCGCCCCTCGGGGCGCCCTTTCGCGTCGGAGCGGTCCGTGGCGACCCTTAGACATCCGATGTCTGTGCCAGGATGGAGACTGATCCAGAGAAAGGTGCGGCATGCGGCAGCAGTGGTTCGACGAGGCGCGATTCGGGTTGTTCGTCCATTTCGGGCTGTACAGCGCGGCAGCGCGTCACGAATGGGTGCAGAACTACGAGCGCCTCACCGACGACGACTATCGGCAGTACTTCGAGAACTTCGATCCCGACCTCTTCGATGCGCGGGCGATCGCGCGTCGGGCCAGGAACACCGGTATGGGGTACGTCGTACTGACCACGAAGCATCACGACGGTTTCGCGCTCTGGGACTCGGGGCTCACCGACTTCACGTCACAGACCGCGTGCGGCCGCGACCTGGTGCGCGAGTACGTCGACGCGCTCCGTGCAGAGGGTCTCAAGGTAGGTCTCTACCACTCGGTGATCGACTGGCACCATCCGGATTTCACCGTCGACTGGAACCACCCGCGCCGTGACGACGAGAATGCTCACGAGCTCAACGCGGGGCGCGACATGGCTCGCTACCGCGCCTACCTGCACGGTCAGGTGCGCGAGTTGCTGACCGGCTACGGCGAGATCGACTACCTGTTCTTCGACTTCACGTACCCGGAGGCCAAGAACGGCTGGGAGGGCAAAGGACCGGAGGACTGGGATGCCGACGCGCTGCTGGCGATGTGCCGGGAGCTGCAGCCGGGGATGCTCGTGAACGACCGGCTGGGCATTCCCGCCGACTTCGTCACGCCCGAGCAGTATCAGCCGACGTCGCGGCTCGTGGAGGACGGCGTTCCAGTGGTCTGGGAGGCGTGCCAGACGCTCAACGGATCCTGGGGCTACCACCGCGACAACACCGACCAGAAGTCGGCGGTGCTGCTCGCGCAGATGCTCGTCGATTCCGTGTCGATGGATGGGAACATGCTGCTGAACATCGGTCCCGACGGCCGCGGTGCGATCGCTCCACGCGACGCCGCGACGCTCGGCGAGCTCGGCGAGTGGATGCGTCTTCACCGGGATTCCGTCATCGGTGCGGGGCATGCCTCGTTCACGCCGCCTCGAGAAGGCGTCTACACGCGCCGCGGCGACCGGGTGTACCTGCACCTCTTCAGCTGGCCGCTCGGTTACGTGCACCTTCCCGATCTCGCGGGACGTGTGCGCTATGCGCGCCTGCTCAATGACGGCTCGTGGCTGAAGACGTCCGTGTCCGACCCGGAACAGCAGGCGACGCTCATGACTCCGGCCGGCGAGGCGGAGGGCACCCTGACGGTGCACCTGCCGGTGCGACGACCGGACGTCCTGATGCCGGTCGTCGAGCTCACGCTGAAGGACGACTAGGCGGAATCGTCGGTGGCCGTCTCAACCGGCGGCCACCGGCAGCTCGATCTGCTCGAGCGCCATGCGCGCCGCACCGTGCAGGATCGCATCCGCACCGGTGGCCGCCGCCTCGATGCGCAGCCGCTGCGTGGCCAGCGGGTGGCAGGCTTCGTACACGCGGCTGCGCACGGCGGCGATGAACGGCTCCGAGGCGCTCATGCTCCCGGTGAGGAAGACGGCATCGGGGTTGAAGAAGTTGACGACTCCGGAGAGGGCCTGTCCGAGATGCGTTCCTGCCGTCCGGACGAGAGTCGTCGCCTCCGGGTCGGCGTCGCGGGCGAGCGCCAGCACGTCGGCGATGGTGCCGACGTCCGTGTGGCCCCGCTCATGCATCTGGCGCACCAGGCTCGCCCCACTGGCGACCGTCTCGAGGCATCCGGTGTTGCCGCAGGAGCAGGGGAGGTCGCCGCTGCCGTCGATTCGCGTGTGAGTGATGTCGCCGGCTGCACCGGTCGCACCGCGATGCACATGCCCGTCGACCACGATCCCGCTGCCGATGGCGGTGCCGGCCTTGACGGTGATGCTGTGGCGGGCGTATCCGAACTGCTCGCGATGCTCGCCCAGTGCTGCGAGGTTGGCGTCGTTGTCCACGGCCACTCCCGCCCCGTACCGCTCGTGCAGATACTCGCGGACGGGGAAGCCGGGCCATCCGGGCATGCGTGACGGCTGATCGACAGTGCCCGCCGCGATGTCCACCGGGCCGGGCAGGCTCACTCCGACCGCTCTGAGGACCTCGTCCCCGATGAGACGGTCCAGCACCTCGCCGACGCGATTCAGGGTCCGTTCCGGGCCCTCGGTGAGATCGACCGAGATCGTCTGCGAGTTCAGCAGGGCGCCGCTGAGCGAATGGCGTCCGATCAGAGCGTGCCGGCCACCGAGATCGACGGTGAGGATGATCCCGGCGAAGGCGGGCACGCGCAGGACGCGAGGGCGTCTCCCGCCTCGCGACGCGCCGTCTCCGGCCTCCTCGAGCAGGCCCGCATCGAGCAGCGTCTGCACCCGCAGGCCCACGGTGGATGGCGCGAGGCCGAGTTCAGCGGCGAGATCCGTGCGCGAGCGCGCAGCTCCCCGGGCGACGAGGTCCAGGATGCTGCGTCCGTCTTCTGCCATGCGGGCGGTGGTGATCTCCATGGCTCTCTTTCGTGTGATTCAGCGGGTTCCGGCCAGCGTATCGGCCGCCATGAACTGTGTTTCGAAGCTGTAAACATCGGATGTCCGGCTTGCGGCATCTTTCGGACTATGACAGCGTAACTTCATACGAACACGTATGAAGTTAGTTCGAAGCACGAATTAACACTCAGGTTCACACCAACAAGGAGTCATTCGATGAAGAAGATGCGCGTAGGGGCCGTGGCAGTCGCCACCGGTGTCGCCGTGGTTCTGACCGGGTGTGCCAGCGGCGCAGGAAGCGCTGGCGAGGCCGACGGCGACACGATCGTCGTCGACATGTGGTCCGGAAGCGAGAGCGACACGGAGGCGCTGGAGGCCCAGATCGCGATTGCGCAGGAGCAGAACCCGGACATCAAGATCAAGCTGCAGACGTCGCCGTGGAGCGACTTCTTCACCAAGCTCACCACGAACATGGCCAGCGGCAACATGGCCTGTGTGACGGGCATGAGTGGTGCGCAGCTCGGCGGGTACACGCAGGGCTTCCGCGAGCTGACCGATGAGGATCTCGAGACCGCAGGGCTGGACAAGACCGACTTCACTCCCGGCTCGGACGGCATCCTCAGCTTCGGCGGCAAGCTCTACGGCATGCCGTTCGATGTGTCGGCCATGCTGACGTTCTACAACCAGGACATGCTCGACGCCGCAGGCGCCGCCACCCCCGAGATCGGCTGGACGTTCGACGATTTCGAGCAGATCGCCGCCACCGCGACCACCGACGGCAAGTACGGCTTCGGCATGGGCATGGGCGGCTACCAGTGGCTCTCGGTGCCGATGTCCTACTCCGGCACGCAGCCCGCGGACGAGTCGGGCACCCTGCACATCGACGATGCGGACTTCGTCGATGCCGCGACCTGGTACGCCGGTCTCGTCACCGATCAGAAGGTCGCAGCTCCCGTCGCATCCGCGTCCGACACGGGCTGGGGCGAGAACCAGTACACCGGCGGCAACGCGGCCATGGCCGTCGACGGCACCTGGAATGCCGTGAGCTACCTGAACAACGACGCCGGCTTCACCGCGGGCATGGCGCCGCTCCCTGCGGGCCCCTCCGGCGCCATGAGCCCCGTGCTCGGATCCGGCTACGGCATCGCGAAGGACTGCGCCAACCCCGAGGCGGCGCTCAAGGTCATGGGCTCGCTCCTGAGCCCCGACGCCCAGGACTACATCGCCTCGTCCGGTCGCTCGTACCCGGCGCTGACGGCGTCGCAGCCGCTGTACTTCGACTCGATCGACGAGGAGTACCGCGACCAGGTGCAGTCCGTCTTCGAGGCCGCGTTCGAGAACACGGTTCCGCTCTACATGACCGACAACTGGGCCAAGCTCGAGTCCTACATCCAGCCCAACCTGGTCAGCGTCTACAACGGCGACCTGTCCATGGCGGAGATGCTCGGCAACGCCCAGGCGCAGTTCGGCAACTGAGCCGATCAGCGCACCAGCAGTGACAAGAGAGAACTGAGATGACGACGAGCACGACACGACG
It includes:
- a CDS encoding acetolactate synthase large subunit, translating into MTADAVSAVPRPPSSKSSAPEITGAEAVVRSLELLGVTDVFGLPGGAILPVYDPLMDASELRHILVRHEQGAGHAAEGYASASGRVGVCIATSGPGATNLVTAIADAYMDSVPMVAITGQVFSTLMGTDAFQEADIVGITMPVTKHSFLVKDARDIPGAIAAAFEIASTGRPGPVLVDITKDAQQDVAPFVWPPKIDLPGYRPVTKAHGKQIQAAAALLAEAKKPVLYVGGGVVRGRAAAELKELAESTGAPVVTTLMARGAFPDSHPQHLGMPGMHGTVPAVLALQEADLLVSLGARFDDRVTGKAALFAPHAKVVHVDIDPAEISKIRTADVPIVGDVRDVLTDLDAAYRGIVGSTKPDISDWWAYLDGLRDEFPLGYTEPSDGLLAPQYVISRIGELTGPEGIYAAGVGQHQMWAAQFIKYERPNAWLNSGGAGTMGYSVPAAMGAKVAEPDRVVWSIDGDGCFQMTNQELATCAINNIPIKVAIINNSSLGMVRQWQTLFYDGRHSNTDLNTGHGTIRIPDFVKLAEAYGCLAIRVEKEEEVDAAIKLALETNDRPVVIDFVVSADSMVWPMVPQGVSNNYVQYARDHAPAFDEEV
- a CDS encoding alpha,alpha-trehalose-phosphate synthase (UDP-forming) — encoded protein: MNTAEFVVVANRLPVDRVVGPDGSETWRTSPGGLVAALEPVMKSVDGAWVGWAGQADLELEPFVANDIRLIPIALSEQEVAEYYEGFANDTIWPLYHDVIASPQYHREWWDAYVTVNRRFAEAAAHAVAPNGTVWVHDYQLQLVPEMVRALRPDVTIGYFHHIPFPAHGLYAQLPWRDQVLRGLLGADVIGFQRAQDANYFLAAVRRRLQYSVKASIVEVPGESGSRPVLAKAFPISIDTSPYLELIAKPEVQARALEIRESLGRPSRILLGVDRLDYTKGIRHRIKAYGELLAEGRLNVEDVTLIQVASPSRERVDAYVHLRDEIELAVSRINGDTDTMGHTAIRYLHQGFPREEMVALYLAADVMLVTALRDGMNLVAKEYIATRADNRGVLVLSEFTGAADELRRAVRVNPHDIEGLKDAIMTAVEMEPAEQGRRMRSLRKRVLEHDVNAWSSSFLEALSAVRARHG
- the otsB gene encoding trehalose-phosphatase, producing the protein MTRTWTPGTADDALTAIATTPRLVIALDFDGTASPLVPDPMAARALPEVKVQLDRLAALPDTFVAYVSGRSMNDLRVITEHSDESSFSLAGSHGAQYWFPGVGDSDAPGSATEAGAREELWAAAQPIVDRYEGVGLEPKTFGMGIHTRRATPEVEAAAFAEIDALVAERFPHWRRRSGHRVLEFSSRVEGKDTAMSVLREQFDATGILFAGDDVTDEDAMRVLQPGDLGVRVGPGETAAAVRVDTPQDIAALLGALASERAAGRE
- a CDS encoding ABC transporter substrate-binding protein, producing the protein MKKMRVGAVAVATGVAVVLTGCASGAGSAGEADGDTIVVDMWSGSESDTEALEAQIAIAQEQNPDIKIKLQTSPWSDFFTKLTTNMASGNMACVTGMSGAQLGGYTQGFRELTDEDLETAGLDKTDFTPGSDGILSFGGKLYGMPFDVSAMLTFYNQDMLDAAGAATPEIGWTFDDFEQIAATATTDGKYGFGMGMGGYQWLSVPMSYSGTQPADESGTLHIDDADFVDAATWYAGLVTDQKVAAPVASASDTGWGENQYTGGNAAMAVDGTWNAVSYLNNDAGFTAGMAPLPAGPSGAMSPVLGSGYGIAKDCANPEAALKVMGSLLSPDAQDYIASSGRSYPALTASQPLYFDSIDEEYRDQVQSVFEAAFENTVPLYMTDNWAKLESYIQPNLVSVYNGDLSMAEMLGNAQAQFGN
- the ilvD gene encoding dihydroxy-acid dehydratase, translated to MSSQDPSSNAPIDIKPRSRVVTDGIEATTSRGMLRAVGMGDEDWDKPQIGIASSWNEITPCNLSLDRLAQGAKEGVHSGGGYPLQFGTISVSDGISMGHEGMHFSLVSREVIADSVETVMMAERLDGSVLLAGCDKSIPGMLMASARLDLSSVFLYAGSIAPGWVKLSDGTEKDVTIIDSFEAVGACRAGLMSEEDLKRIECAIAPGEGACGGMYTANTMASVAEALGLSLPGSAAPPAADRRRDYFAHRSGEAVVNLLRQGITTRDILTREAFENAIALAMALGGSTNVVLHLLAIAREADVELSLHDFNRIGDRVPHVADMKPFGKYVMNDVDRHGGIPVIMKAMLDEGLLHGDALTVTGKTLAENLADLDPQPIDGEVIHTFDNPIHATGGLTILHGSLAPEGAVVKTAGFDATVFEGPARVFERERAAMDAVANGEINAGEVIVIRYEGPKGGPGMREMLAITAAIKGAGLGKDVLLLTDGRFSGGTTGLCIGHIAPEAVDAGPIAFVRDGDLIRVDIAARSLDLLVDEAELASRRSGWEPLPPRYTRGVLAKYSRLVRSAAEGATTG
- the ilvN gene encoding acetolactate synthase small subunit; its protein translation is MSKHVLSLLVEDTPGLLTRVAGLFARRGFNIESLAVGVTEVPGVSRITVVVDVEELPLEQVTKQLNKLVNVIKIVELDPAGSVQRQHMLVKVRTDNTTRSNVIEVVNLFRASVVDYASDALVIEVTGDQGKVEALLRALEPFGVKEIAQSGLLAIGRGGKSITERVLRG
- a CDS encoding ROK family transcriptional regulator, whose product is MEITTARMAEDGRSILDLVARGAARSRTDLAAELGLAPSTVGLRVQTLLDAGLLEEAGDGASRGGRRPRVLRVPAFAGIILTVDLGGRHALIGRHSLSGALLNSQTISVDLTEGPERTLNRVGEVLDRLIGDEVLRAVGVSLPGPVDIAAGTVDQPSRMPGWPGFPVREYLHERYGAGVAVDNDANLAALGEHREQFGYARHSITVKAGTAIGSGIVVDGHVHRGATGAAGDITHTRIDGSGDLPCSCGNTGCLETVASGASLVRQMHERGHTDVGTIADVLALARDADPEATTLVRTAGTHLGQALSGVVNFFNPDAVFLTGSMSASEPFIAAVRSRVYEACHPLATQRLRIEAAATGADAILHGAARMALEQIELPVAAG
- the ilvC gene encoding ketol-acid reductoisomerase produces the protein MSTEIFYDDDADLSLIQGKKVAIVGYGSQGHAHAQNLRDSGVEVAIALKDGSKSAPKAEEAGFPVKNVADATAWADLIMILAPDQHQRTIYSESIAPNLTAGKTLAFAHGFNIRFGYIDAPEGVDVILVAPKAPGHTVRREFVAGRGIPDIIAVEKDASGNAWDLALSYAKAIGGTRAGVIKTTFTEETETDLFGEQAVLCGGMSHLVQAGFETLTEAGYQPQIAYFEVLHELKLIVDLMWEGGIAKQRWSISDTAEYGDYVSGPRVIDSAVKESMKGVLADIQSGAFAKRFIDDQDNGAKEFQELRAKEEQHPIETTGKELRSLFAWKQQDEDYVDGSAAR
- a CDS encoding alpha-L-fucosidase; translated protein: MRQQWFDEARFGLFVHFGLYSAAARHEWVQNYERLTDDDYRQYFENFDPDLFDARAIARRARNTGMGYVVLTTKHHDGFALWDSGLTDFTSQTACGRDLVREYVDALRAEGLKVGLYHSVIDWHHPDFTVDWNHPRRDDENAHELNAGRDMARYRAYLHGQVRELLTGYGEIDYLFFDFTYPEAKNGWEGKGPEDWDADALLAMCRELQPGMLVNDRLGIPADFVTPEQYQPTSRLVEDGVPVVWEACQTLNGSWGYHRDNTDQKSAVLLAQMLVDSVSMDGNMLLNIGPDGRGAIAPRDAATLGELGEWMRLHRDSVIGAGHASFTPPREGVYTRRGDRVYLHLFSWPLGYVHLPDLAGRVRYARLLNDGSWLKTSVSDPEQQATLMTPAGEAEGTLTVHLPVRRPDVLMPVVELTLKDD